The Arthrobacter burdickii genome window below encodes:
- a CDS encoding four-helix bundle copper-binding protein: MSDARAMLDTYPQGRNGFDSDLLAECIEACFDCAQACTACADACLAEDMVAELRKCIRTDLDCADICDTTGRILSRHTGYDSNLTRAVLEACRAACTACGDECSQHASMHEHCRVCADACRRCQRACEALLASLD, encoded by the coding sequence ATGTCTGACGCCCGCGCCATGCTCGACACCTACCCCCAAGGCCGGAACGGATTCGACAGCGACCTGCTCGCCGAGTGCATCGAGGCCTGTTTCGACTGCGCGCAGGCCTGCACGGCCTGCGCGGACGCCTGCCTCGCAGAGGACATGGTGGCCGAGCTGCGGAAGTGCATCCGGACCGACCTCGACTGCGCGGATATCTGTGACACGACCGGGCGGATCCTGTCCCGCCACACGGGGTACGACTCGAACCTGACGCGCGCCGTGCTCGAAGCCTGCCGGGCCGCGTGCACTGCGTGCGGCGACGAGTGCTCGCAGCATGCCTCCATGCACGAGCACTGCCGCGTCTGTGCGGACGCATGCCGTCGATGCCAGCGTGCCTGCGAGGCCCTGCTCGCGTCACTGGACTAG